One Vespa crabro chromosome 9, iyVesCrab1.2, whole genome shotgun sequence genomic region harbors:
- the LOC124427131 gene encoding uncharacterized protein LOC124427131 isoform X2, translated as MKRQSVEEKTSANNAVNSKLYENESSNEVLNDSQLKEQSSIATTPKSLIFMKLEMIKPSMEGASSMNPEKDFSYIEEDTMTELPFLDITNNESIQNVTNIEEKIINGSKFTFSAKQTKEMSMKLTISCDATTTQAAIPYSSSVSTMPSIVPTKDILQISTTPLSSIGSIPKSEILTITTDYNNRSPDVHSILVDVVDQHDPTSIFNRDLQLSIEEAFDLPRRSISSVRNNFVNRVRQSRRIWRLRKYLCCIATTDEEVAMFYLSHVLIDFLVVASSYFSNQFG; from the exons ATGAAAAGGCAATCtgtcgaagaaaaaa caTCTGCAAATAATGCAGTAAATTCGAAATTATACGAAAATGAAAGTTCGAATGAAGTATTAAATGATTCTCAACTCAAAGAACAATCGTCAATAGCGACGACAccaaaatctttaatttttatgaagTTAGAAATGATTAAGCCAAGCATGGAAGGTGCGTCATCAATGAACCCGGAGAAAGATTTTTCGTATATCGAAGAAGATACAATGACGGAATTGCCCTTTTTAGATATTACAAACAATGAATCGATTCAAAACGTAACcaatatcgaagaaaagattattaacggttcaaaatttactttttctgCAAAGCAAACAAAGGAg ATGTCAATGAAACTTACAATTAGTTGTGACGCTACGACAACGCAAGCTGCAATTCCTTACTCTTCGTCCGTGTCAACTATGCCATCCATTGTACCaacaaaagatattttacaaatatccACTACTCCTTTATCTTCTATAGGATCTATTCCTAAAAGCGAGATTCTAACAATCACTACAGATTATAACAATCGTTCGCCTGATGTACACAGTATACTTGTAGATGTAGTCGATCAACACGATCCAACGTCGATAT ttAATCGAGATCTACAGCTGTCGATCGAAGAAGCGTTTGATTTACCACGACGAAGTATATCATctgtaagaaataatttcgttaatcgAGTAAGACAATCTCGTAGAATTTGGAgattaagaaaatatctatGTTGTATTGCAACGACGGACGAAGAGGTTGCAATGTTTTATCTCTCCCatgttttaatcgattttctcGTAGTTGcttcttcgtatttttctaatcaattCGGCTAA
- the LOC124427131 gene encoding uncharacterized protein LOC124427131 isoform X1, with protein MPSKRFSHLLYRHSYEFTFLHKRICFFFLHTFTRKDDFASANNAVNSKLYENESSNEVLNDSQLKEQSSIATTPKSLIFMKLEMIKPSMEGASSMNPEKDFSYIEEDTMTELPFLDITNNESIQNVTNIEEKIINGSKFTFSAKQTKEMSMKLTISCDATTTQAAIPYSSSVSTMPSIVPTKDILQISTTPLSSIGSIPKSEILTITTDYNNRSPDVHSILVDVVDQHDPTSIFNRDLQLSIEEAFDLPRRSISSVRNNFVNRVRQSRRIWRLRKYLCCIATTDEEVAMFYLSHVLIDFLVVASSYFSNQFG; from the exons ATGCCGAGCAAGCGCTTCTCTCACTTACTCTATCGCCATTCTTACGAATTTACGTTTCTTCACAAAAggatatgttttttctttttgcatacTTTTACTCGAAAGGATGATTTTG caTCTGCAAATAATGCAGTAAATTCGAAATTATACGAAAATGAAAGTTCGAATGAAGTATTAAATGATTCTCAACTCAAAGAACAATCGTCAATAGCGACGACAccaaaatctttaatttttatgaagTTAGAAATGATTAAGCCAAGCATGGAAGGTGCGTCATCAATGAACCCGGAGAAAGATTTTTCGTATATCGAAGAAGATACAATGACGGAATTGCCCTTTTTAGATATTACAAACAATGAATCGATTCAAAACGTAACcaatatcgaagaaaagattattaacggttcaaaatttactttttctgCAAAGCAAACAAAGGAg ATGTCAATGAAACTTACAATTAGTTGTGACGCTACGACAACGCAAGCTGCAATTCCTTACTCTTCGTCCGTGTCAACTATGCCATCCATTGTACCaacaaaagatattttacaaatatccACTACTCCTTTATCTTCTATAGGATCTATTCCTAAAAGCGAGATTCTAACAATCACTACAGATTATAACAATCGTTCGCCTGATGTACACAGTATACTTGTAGATGTAGTCGATCAACACGATCCAACGTCGATAT ttAATCGAGATCTACAGCTGTCGATCGAAGAAGCGTTTGATTTACCACGACGAAGTATATCATctgtaagaaataatttcgttaatcgAGTAAGACAATCTCGTAGAATTTGGAgattaagaaaatatctatGTTGTATTGCAACGACGGACGAAGAGGTTGCAATGTTTTATCTCTCCCatgttttaatcgattttctcGTAGTTGcttcttcgtatttttctaatcaattCGGCTAA
- the LOC124427129 gene encoding deformed epidermal autoregulatory factor 1 yields the protein MEESQTSESVAVLPDMSEPLTSETEEASALTTEHEAHPVAVTASVTSVPGVPGVPGVGVPVSLPVGSIIGVANSTNGTTFNVITSEQLQLPGSGQFKQMLCVDNGFICEPRHDKDADPLRWNGELKATHIVIQNSTDEAESEQIHVSAANSQPICSWSESANLAVLPVRCKNTNAELHKSRFGSGGRGRCIKLGPDWYTPSEFEAFCGRASSKDWKRSIRFGGRSLQTLIDEQILKPHATSCTCAACCDDDSATGPVRLFTPYKRRRRARDTSDGETPSRKHKSENSRDGSNNDESDNEVVVPDKEVWPQFVSTDGLVVQQSQDQDSVVQGVHQTENGQSEDIFKKLDEISNKMLKLAYEFKRTVDEAKEINRQQRREQALVAQLGGRGDVIETVGLQPASDTHNKKCANCNREAFAECSLCRRTPYCSTFCQRKDWAGHQVECVRGAAETVMLIVESSSTDTSALATTTGDQ from the exons ATGGAGGAGAGTCAAACATCGGAAAGTGTCGCCGTGCTACCGGACATGTCCGAACCGTTGACGAGCGAAACCGAGGAAGCGTCCGCCCTAACGACCGAACACGAGGCGCATCCTGTGGCCGTCACGGCGAGCGTCACTTCTGTACCGGGTGTTCCGGGTGTTCCTGGAGTTGGTGTACCGGTTTCTTTGCCTGTTGGTTCTATCATCGGTGTGGCAAACTCTACCAATGGGACGACCTTCAACGTCATCACCTCAGAGCAATTGcag CTTCCAGGTTCTGGACAATTCAAACAAATGTTATGCGTTGATAATGGTTTCATCTGTGAACCACGTCATGACAAAGATGCAGATCCTCTAAGATGGAATGGAGAATTGAAGGCAACTCATATAGTTATTCAAAATAGTACGGATGAGGCAGAATCCGAGCAAATACATGTATCTGCAGCTAATTCGCAACCAATATGCAGTTGGTCAGAATCTGCCAATTTGGCAGTTTTGCCTGTTAGATGTAAAAATACAAATGCAGAATTGCATAAAAGTAGATTTGGATCAGGTGGTAGAGGGCGATGCATTAAATTAGGGCCAGACTGGTATACACCAAGTGAATTTGAAGCCTTTTGTGGAAGAGCATCGAGTAAAGATTGGAAAAGAAGCATCAGATTTGGTGGTAGAAGTTTACAAACACTTATAGATGAACAAATTTTAAAGCCGCATGCGACATCATGCACCTGTGCTGCCTGTTGTGATGATGACAGTGCA ACAGGACCTGTACGATTATTTACACCATATAAACGTAGAAGAAGAGCCAGGGATACTTCTGACGGTGAAACTCCATCTCGAAAACATAAAAGTGAAAATTCGAGGGATGGTAGTAACAATGATGAAAGTGACAATGAAGTAGTTGTTCCTGACAAAGAAGTTTGGCCACAATTTGTATCTACAGATGGTTTAGTTGTACAACAATCTCAAGATCAGGATTCTGTAGTGCAGGGCGTGCATCAAACAGAGAATGGACAGAgtgaagatatttttaaaaaattggatgaaatatctaataaaatgttaaagtTGGCTTATGAATTTAAACGTACAGTAGATGAAGCAAAAGAAATCAATAGACAACAAAGAAGAGAACAAGCATTAGTTGCACAATTGGGTGGCAGAGGAGATGTTATTGAAACTGTTGGTCTACAGCCTGCATCTGATacacataataaaaaa TGTGCCAATTGCAATCGAGAAGCATTTGCTGAGTGTTCTTTATGCAGACGTACACCATACTGTTCTACATTTTGTCAACGTAAAGACTGGGCTGGTCATCAAGTAGAATGTGTGCGAGGTGCCGCTGAAACTGTTATGCTTATAGTAGAAAGCAGTAGTACAGATACTAGTGCTCTTGCCACAACTACAGGGGACCAATAG
- the LOC124427128 gene encoding U3 small nucleolar RNA-associated protein 18 homolog, with the protein MNTNVIIKGHKKRNQKFDIFPKKRKINSYDPTEEARLEKIVFGDASDVINNLPDENYIEETNGNTIAHPYNADNVEANENISSKSSDEDSDEQTEKKKVVWVDDDDAHYTVEAALNIQNRKLPSKRPEKFYTEFLENKYKHFVGTPKWAEIDRVQENFDDTDYEILKHSSHLETPRMKRLPKGTIDIKALKSINQQTFNEGPVISSLEFHPTSTLALVAGSSGILSLFQIDGIENNKLYSMQYKKFPISKAKFLKEGTEVLSGSQFYSYCHSYNLISGKTYKIPLPHGITNMKKYEVSPDGRLIALCGRAGEIYLLTSSSKELIGTLNMNTKCRTVSFTPDNKTLITHGDDNEMYIWDIKSRTCIHRAVDDGCLSCSVTAISPNGQFLATGSREGVVNLYDINTVLKEKIPAPLKTIFNLVTSITGLKFNPTSEILAMASDKKANAFKMLHLPSFNVFSNFPTFQTTMSMPSAIDFSPSSGYLGVSNRSHRAFLYRLKHYGNY; encoded by the exons atgaataccaatgttataataaaaggTCATAAAAAGCGCAATCagaaatttgatatatttccaaaaaaaagaaaaataaattcatatgaTCCTACGGAAGAAGCTAG GTTGGAAAAGATAGTTTTTGGAGATGCAAGTGATGTCATAAATAATTTACcagatgaaaattatattgaagaAACAAATGGAAACACGATTGCACACCCATATAATGCAGATAATGTAGAagctaatgaaaatatatcttcTAAGAGTTCTGATGAAGATTCAGATgaacagacagagaaaaaaaaagtagtctgggtagatgatgatgatgcgcattatac cgtAGAAGCGgcattaaatattcaaaatcgcAAGTTACCCAGCAAAAGGCCAGAGAAGTTTTATACAGAATTTTTAGAGAATAAATACAAACATTTTGTAGGTACTCCAAAATGGGCAGAAATTGATAGAGTTCAAGAAAATTTTGATGATACGGATTATGAAATCCTGAag caTAGTTCTCATTTAGAAACGCCACGAATGAAGAGATTGCCAAAGGgaactatcgatattaaagcCTTGAAATCAATAAATCAGCAGACATTTAACGAAGGCCCTGTAATATCAAGTTTGGAATTCCATCCAACCTCTACATTAGCTCTTGTTGCTGGTTCATCCggtattttatctctttttcag attgatGGTATAGAGAACAACAAATTATATAGTATGCAATATAAGAAGTTTCCAATTAGTAAAGCAAAATTTCTTAAAGAAGGAACAGAAGTTCTATCAGGATCTCAATTTTACTCATATTGCCATTCTTATAATTTGATTAGTGGAAAAACTTATAAGATACCATTACCACATGGTATTACTAATATGAag AAATATGAAGTATCACCTGATGGTCGATTGATAGCACTGTGTGGAAGAGCAGGTGAAATTTATCTATTAACAAGTTCTTCCAAAGAACTTATTGGTACTCTAAATATGAATACAAAATGTCGAACAGTTTCATTTACTCCTGACAATAAAACACTCATAACACACGGag ATGACAATGAAATGTATATTTGGGACATAAAAAGTCGAACATGTATACATCGTGCAGTGGATGATGGATGCTTGTCTTGTTCAGTTACTGCAATATCTCCGAACGGTCAATTTTTAGCTACTGGTAGTAGGGAAGGAGTAGTTAATTTGTATGACATAAATACAgtactaaaagaaaaaattccaGCACCACTTAAAACGATTTTCAATCTTGTTACTTCTATTACTGGATTGAAATTTAATCCTACATCAGAGATATTAGCCATGGCTTCCGATAAAAAGGCAAATGCTTTTAAAATGTTACATTTGCCATCGTTTAacgtattttcaaattttcccaCATTTCAAACAACAATGTCAATGCCCTCTGCTATTGATTTTTCTCCTAGTAGTGGTTACTTAGGTGTATCGAATAGATCACATAGAGCATTTTTATACAGATTGAAAcattatggaaattattaa
- the LOC124426750 gene encoding sperm-associated antigen 6-like, translating into MTARIILQVFDQYQKARLLFAQSISNLASKPNNIECLKAAGVIHLLRPLLSDVVPSIQHMSAIALGKLANHDINLAQDIIQEDILPRLLHNIEKQNKFYKKAALFVLRAIAKHSPETASIIVQMNGLDVMIICLEDFDSGVKEAAAWGLGYIARHNRSLAQATVDAGAVPLLVLCLQEPELCLKQISVSALCDISKQSKDLAHTIVDAGALPYLSKALSNPDVKLKRQVLSTLGSIAKHDTNLAEAVVETEVFPNVLVHMGHPDENVVRSAAILIKEVCKHTSELAQLIINIGGIGALNELINTSKLTNKLPAIMALGYIAGHSDQFAAAIIGSMSVIQLATILENETDDHILAVISWTLGQIGKHTPEHAKSVADANVLSKLLELYINPTSSNDLKTKCYTSLKQILQKCLHIEALEALLFDAPSNILKYVLGQFSKILPHDARARRLFATSGALKKVQEIQAEPGTMLMEYIMQINCCFPEEIIRYYSPGYPETLLEAVEQYQPKCPSILSLERKTLDYSDSSFSIPTYEEQG; encoded by the exons atgacagcgcgtattattttacaag tatTTGATCAATATCAAAAGGCACGTTTGCTTTTTGCACAATCCATTTCTAATCTTGCATCAAAGCCCAATAATATTGAATGTTTGAAAGCTGCCGGTGTTATACATTTGCTTAGGCCTTTGTTATCAGATGTAGTCCCTTCTATTCAGCATATGTCTGCAATTGCATTGGGCAAACTGGCGAATCATGATATTAACTTGGCACAAGATATTATTCAAGAAGATATTTTACCTCGCTTGTTACACAATATAGAGAAACAAAAT aaattttataaaaaggcAGCATTGTTCGTATTACGTGCTATAGCAAAACATTCACCAGAAACAGCATCAATTATAGTACAAATGAATGGACTAGATGTAATGATTATATGTTTAGAAGATTTTGATTCTGGTGTTAAAGAAGCAGCTGCATGGGGACTTGGATATATAGCTAGACATAACAGAAGTTTAGCACAGGCTACTGTTGATGCGG gAGCAGTACCACTCCTTGTTTTATGTTTACAAGAGCCAGAATTATGTCTTAAACAAATTAGTGTATCTGCCCTTTGTGATATAAGCAAACAGAGTAAAGATTTAGCTCACACCATTGTGGATGCTGGTGCCCTACCTTATTTATCAAAAGCATTATCTAATCCTGATGTTAAATTGAAG CGTCAAGTTCTATCAACATTAGGGAGCATAGCTAAACATGATACAAACTTAGCAGAAGCTGTTGTAGAGACAGAAGTATTCCCCAATGTTTTAGTACATATGGGTCATCCTGATGAAAATGTAGTCAGATCTGCAGCAATTCTTATTAAAGAAGTTTGCAAGCATACATCGGAA TTGGCTCAACTGATTATCAATATCGGGGGTATAGGTGCCTTAAATGAATTGATTAATACATCAAAGTTGACAAATAAACTACCTGCAATAATGGCACTTGGTTATATTGCTGGGCATTCCGACCAGTTTGCTGCAGCTATAATTGGATCAATG AGTGTTATTCAATTGGCTACTATCTTAGAAAATGAAACTGATGATCATATACTTGCTGTAATTTCTTGGACATTAGGTCAAATAGGAAAACATACACCAGAGCATGCAAAATCAGTAGCTGATGCAAATgttctttcaaaattattagaa CTCTATATCAATCCAACGAGTTCAAACGATTTAAAAACAAAGTGTTATACATCATTAAAGCAgatattacaaaaatgttTGCATATTGAAGCACTAGAAGCACTTCTATTTGATGCCCCttcaaatattttgaaatatgtgCTTGGACAATTTAGCAAg ATATTGCCACATGACGCGAGAGCAAGACGATTATTTGCTACATCAGGTGCATTGAAAAAAGTGCAAGAAATACAAGCTGAACCAGGCACAATGCTTATGGAGTACATAATGCAAATCAACTGTTGCTTCCCTGAAGAAATTATAAG atattaTTCACCAGGATATCCAGAAACATTATTAGAAGCAGTAGAACAATATCAGCCAAAATGCCCTTCCATATTATCATTGGAACGAAAAACATTAGACTATTCtgattcttccttttctattccaACATACGAGGAACAAGGTTaa
- the LOC124427134 gene encoding uncharacterized protein LOC124427134 isoform X1: MKDNPDCVILNTGETHNYHQPVSAKPSVVSVSSIDSDVSDRRDVREELYAGIFRRHRKTILVIGSFLKMLKKYLDRLHALNRIFGLFAIRFEHVARQKFWWNY, encoded by the exons ATGAAAGACAATCCAGATTGTGTTATTCTCAATACGGGTGAAACACATAATTATCATCAACCTGTCTCTGCAAAACCTTCGGTAGTTTCAGTTTCAAGTATTGATTCTGATGTTAGTGATAGACGGGATGTACGCGAAGAGCTTTATGCTGGAATCTTCAGAAGGCATAGAAAAACTATATTGGTAATAGGCAGTTTTCTAAAAATGCTAAAG AAATACTTGGACAGATTACATGCTCTGAACCGAATATTTGGTTTATTTGCCATACGATTTGAACATGTTGCAAGACAAAAATTTTG GTGGAACTACTGA
- the LOC124427134 gene encoding uncharacterized protein LOC124427134 isoform X3 has protein sequence MKDNPDCVILNTGETHNYHQPVSAKPSVVSVSSIDSDVSDRRDVREELYAGIFRRHRKTILKYLDRLHALNRIFGLFAIRFEHVARQKFWWNY, from the exons ATGAAAGACAATCCAGATTGTGTTATTCTCAATACGGGTGAAACACATAATTATCATCAACCTGTCTCTGCAAAACCTTCGGTAGTTTCAGTTTCAAGTATTGATTCTGATGTTAGTGATAGACGGGATGTACGCGAAGAGCTTTATGCTGGAATCTTCAGAAGGCATAGAAAAACTATATTG AAATACTTGGACAGATTACATGCTCTGAACCGAATATTTGGTTTATTTGCCATACGATTTGAACATGTTGCAAGACAAAAATTTTG GTGGAACTACTGA
- the LOC124427134 gene encoding uncharacterized protein LOC124427134 isoform X2 has protein sequence MKDNPDCVILNTGETHNYHQPVSAKPSVVSVSSIDSDVSDRRDVREELYAGIFRRHRKTILVIGSFLKMLKKYLDRLHALNRIFGLFAIRFEHVARQKFW, from the exons ATGAAAGACAATCCAGATTGTGTTATTCTCAATACGGGTGAAACACATAATTATCATCAACCTGTCTCTGCAAAACCTTCGGTAGTTTCAGTTTCAAGTATTGATTCTGATGTTAGTGATAGACGGGATGTACGCGAAGAGCTTTATGCTGGAATCTTCAGAAGGCATAGAAAAACTATATTGGTAATAGGCAGTTTTCTAAAAATGCTAAAG AAATACTTGGACAGATTACATGCTCTGAACCGAATATTTGGTTTATTTGCCATACGATTTGAACATGTTGCAAGACAAAAATTTTGGTAA
- the LOC124427130 gene encoding putative uncharacterized protein DDB_G0286901 isoform X2 gives MSDKLLIKEKELYRLNKALEIKTRHVLEEIKSITDRRIHDNSSRQNNDTHNTTDRNKRNSEYSMNTNNKLLQNITIERNPVSLDTLTEGTSNLSKQNFENFRNQNGANKVNEIVLYEGNSPENKALINFLKSKIDMLYNELKVIQVEYKNKVNDCERLEGENKKLDCCKLKLHNQVASLKETVTKLENNNSNLHEQNLASNTENSNLKKELRDQIRKLQEDKRQGIKHLEKQRLELLQAFKKQLLLIDNLKKQNAFMTAVEHMQLVEEDFSKLLLWKPNNL, from the exons ATGTCTGATAAACTATtaattaaggaaaaagaattatatcgattaaataaagcattagaaataaaaacgcGTCATGTTTTGGAGGAAATCAAATCTATTACGGACCGACGGATTCATGATAACTCGTCTAGACAAAATAATGATACACATAATACTACAGATAGGAATAAAAGGAATTCAGAATATTCAatgaatacaaataataaattactgCAAAATATTACGATCGAAAGGAATCCTGTTTCATTGGATACTTTAACAGAAGGTACATCGAATTTATCCAAACA aaattttgaaaatttccgAAATCAAAATGGAGCCAATAAAGTTAATGAGATTGTTTTATATGAAGGAAATAGTCCAGAGAATAAAGCTCTCATTAATTTTCTCAAATCCAAAATAGATATGCTgtataatgaattaaaagtGATTCAagttgaatataaaaataag GTTAATGATTGTGAGAGATTGGaaggtgaaaataaaaagcttGATTGTTGCAAGTTAAAATTGCATAATCAAGTAGCATCACTGAAAGAAACAGTTACAaaacttgaaaataataattctaatttacATGAGCAAAATTTAGCTTCGAATActgaaaattcaaatttaaaaaag GAATTACGAGATCAAATCAGAAAACttcaagaagataaaagacaaGGAATAAAACATTTAGAAAAACAACGATTAGAATTACTTCAAGCATTCAAAAAGCAATTATTGCTTATAGATAATTTGAAGAaacaaaat gCATTTATGACAGCAGTCGAGCATATGCAACTTGTAGAAGAAGATTTTTCTAAGCTTCTATTGTGGAAACCAAATAACTTGTAA
- the LOC124427130 gene encoding asparagine-rich protein isoform X1 encodes MSDKLLIKEKELYRLNKALEIKTRHVLEEIKSITDRRIHDNSSRQNNDTHNTTDRNKRNSEYSMNTNNKLLQNITIERNPVSLDTLTEGTSNLSKQNFENFRNQNGANKVNEIVLYEGNSPENKALINFLKSKIDMLYNELKVIQVEYKNKVNDCERLEGENKKLDCCKLKLHNQVASLKETVTKLENNNSNLHEQNLASNTENSNLKKDIEGLRKEIKTLNNQLNNYDLRLNRSLEENEKLKNTIKFNHFEEKELRDQIRKLQEDKRQGIKHLEKQRLELLQAFKKQLLLIDNLKKQNAFMTAVEHMQLVEEDFSKLLLWKPNNL; translated from the exons ATGTCTGATAAACTATtaattaaggaaaaagaattatatcgattaaataaagcattagaaataaaaacgcGTCATGTTTTGGAGGAAATCAAATCTATTACGGACCGACGGATTCATGATAACTCGTCTAGACAAAATAATGATACACATAATACTACAGATAGGAATAAAAGGAATTCAGAATATTCAatgaatacaaataataaattactgCAAAATATTACGATCGAAAGGAATCCTGTTTCATTGGATACTTTAACAGAAGGTACATCGAATTTATCCAAACA aaattttgaaaatttccgAAATCAAAATGGAGCCAATAAAGTTAATGAGATTGTTTTATATGAAGGAAATAGTCCAGAGAATAAAGCTCTCATTAATTTTCTCAAATCCAAAATAGATATGCTgtataatgaattaaaagtGATTCAagttgaatataaaaataag GTTAATGATTGTGAGAGATTGGaaggtgaaaataaaaagcttGATTGTTGCAAGTTAAAATTGCATAATCAAGTAGCATCACTGAAAGAAACAGTTACAaaacttgaaaataataattctaatttacATGAGCAAAATTTAGCTTCGAATActgaaaattcaaatttaaaaaag gATATAGAAGgactaagaaaagaaatcaaaactttaaataatcaattaaataattatgatttacgattaaatagatctttagaagaaaatgaaaaactaaaaaatactattaagtttaatcattttgaagaaaaa GAATTACGAGATCAAATCAGAAAACttcaagaagataaaagacaaGGAATAAAACATTTAGAAAAACAACGATTAGAATTACTTCAAGCATTCAAAAAGCAATTATTGCTTATAGATAATTTGAAGAaacaaaat gCATTTATGACAGCAGTCGAGCATATGCAACTTGTAGAAGAAGATTTTTCTAAGCTTCTATTGTGGAAACCAAATAACTTGTAA
- the LOC124426605 gene encoding vacuolar protein sorting-associated protein 4 encodes MASGTILAKAIELVTKATEEDRKKNYEEALRLYEHAVEYFLHSIKYEAQGDRAKESIRSRCLQYLERAETLKAYLKKSKKKPVKAGEDNAKTEDKKSDSGDSDTDSDPEKKKLQTKLEGAIIIEKPDIKWNDVAGLDGAKEALKEAVILPIRFPHLFTGKRIPWKGILLFGPPGTGKSYLAKAVATEANNSTFFSVSSSDLVSKWLGESEKLVKNLFDLARQHKPSIIFIDEIDSLCSSRSDNESESARRIKTEFLVQMQGVGSDNDGILVLGATNIPWVLDSAIRRRFEKRIYIPLPEEQARAVMFKLHLGTTAHCLSDDDFKKLAAATEGYSGADISIIVRDSLMQPVRQVQTATHFKKVRGPSPKDPSVIVNDLLTPCSPGDADAIEMSWMEVDGDKLFIPPVTMRDMQKSLATTRPTVNEDDMAKLEKFKEDFGQEG; translated from the exons ATGGCTTCAGGAACTATATTGGCG AAAGCTATTGAGTTAGTAACAAAGGCAACAGAAGAAGatcgtaagaaaaattatgaagaaGCTCTTAGACTATACGAACATGCTGTGGagtattttcttcattctatCAAAT atGAAGCACAAGGTGATAGAGCTAAAGAAAGTATAAGATCAAGATGTTTGCAGTATCTTGAAAGAGCAGAAACATTGAAagcatatttgaaaaaaagtaagaagaaaccGGTAAAAGCAGGTGAAGATAATGCAAAGacagaagataagaaaagtgaTAGTGGAGATAGTGACACTGACAGTGAccctgaaaagaaaaaacttcaaACCAAATTAGAAGGAGCAATTATTATAGAGAAACCAGATATCAAATGGAACGACGTTGCTGGTCTTGATGGAGCTAAAGAGGCTTTGAAAGAAGCTGTTATCTTGCCAATACGATTTCCACATTTGTTTACCGGAAAACGTATACCTTGGAAAGGTATTTTACTTTTTGGG CCTCCAGGTACAGGTAAATCATACTTAGCAAAAGCAGTGGCAACAGAGGCTAACAATTCTAcatttttctctgtttcatCTTCGGATTTGGTAAGCAAGTGGCTAGGTGAATCTGAAAAACTTGTGaagaatttatttgatttagcACGTCAACATAAACCAAGTATTATATTCATTGATGAAATAGATTCACTTTGTTCATCTCGCTCTGATAATGAATCTGAATCAGCACGAAGAATTAAGACTGAATTTTTAGTCCAAATGCAAG GAGTGGGTTCAGATAATGATGGTATATTAGTTTTGGGCGCAACTAATATACCTTGGGTATTAGATTCTGCTATTAGAAGGAGATTTGAAAAGAGAATTTACATTCCATTACCTGAAGAGCAAGCACGTGCTGTTATGTTTAAACTTCATCTAGGAACTACAGCACATTGTTTATCAGATGATGATTTCAAAAAATTAGCAGCTGCCACAGAGGGTTATTCAGGAGCAGATATAAGTATCATTGTCAGGGATTCTCTCATGCAACCTGTGAGACAAGTTCAAACAGCTACTCACTTCAAAAAAGTAAGAGGGCCATCTCCAAAGGATCCATCCGTTATAGTAAATGATTTACTTACACCATGTTCTCCTGGAGATGCAGATGCTATTGAAATGAGTTGGATGGAAGTAGATggtgataaattatttattcctcCTGTAACCATG AGAGATATGCAAAAATCTTTAGCAACGACACGTCCAACAGTAAATGAAGATGATATGGCAAAACTGGAAAAGTTTAAAGAAGATTTTGGACAAGAAGGTTGA